The Skermanella pratensis genome has a window encoding:
- a CDS encoding putative bifunctional diguanylate cyclase/phosphodiesterase has translation MLASLQDAVGRRNAILQAIAHGAAAMVALPDWRAGIDDLLGRLGVAAGVSRVYLFEVHEVAGQGLAQTCRHDWAAPGLAPLVGDPRNTDEKLVGADPTLTNWTERRRRGELIQGLTRDLSGFLREDFEYQRILSFVSVPILVDGVWWGHLGFDDCESERVWSELELDVLKTAAALIAGAVERSRAAGVLRTSEALKSAMLDTALDCVITIDDGGRVVEFNRAAERTFGWRRETVIGLSLAEVIVPPEMRGPHEAGLGRYLASGETRVLGSRIEVEGMRSDGSRMPLELAITEVPTAEGRFFTAYLRDITERRQARARLERMAYFDAVTGLPNRAQLLKRVAERQAASGSPWIVAVELMRFGSLKTGLGTAFADTLLCALTARLADCLDGGAVLARTGDRQLAILGTGKGAEETARRLDQALYDSFHLDGRTVFMTASCGVAAGEAEPEALLRNAELACERAVEAGGGTCLYDETMHAAQLDRLSLETDLRRAIDDGDQIWVAYQPIVALPDGRLAGFEALVRWDHPTRGRVPPGIFIPIAEVTGLIVPLGRLVLNRACHQMVRWTAMRGQGAEPLFMSINLSARQLGDRDLLDTVAEALAESGVDPAQVKLELTETAAMSHAGETIGLLWQLKALGLRLSIDDFGTGYSSLSYLHRFPVDSLKVDREPGHGPDHRRSRPSAEAGGHRRRNRNGGGREAAVRHGLRLRPGLPVQRAAAAAGGGRLDHRARKCRAGDIADLINRRWAFARQGERRHPASTFRPRCRRRPSAEADLR, from the coding sequence ATGCTCGCCTCTCTCCAGGACGCCGTCGGCCGGCGTAACGCGATCCTTCAGGCGATCGCCCACGGCGCCGCCGCGATGGTGGCCCTTCCGGACTGGCGGGCCGGGATCGACGATCTGCTCGGCCGGCTCGGTGTCGCCGCCGGCGTCAGCCGGGTCTACCTGTTCGAGGTCCACGAGGTGGCGGGGCAGGGGCTGGCGCAGACCTGCCGGCACGACTGGGCGGCCCCGGGGCTGGCGCCCCTGGTCGGCGATCCGCGCAACACCGACGAGAAGCTGGTCGGCGCCGACCCGACGCTGACGAACTGGACCGAGCGCCGCCGGCGCGGCGAGCTGATCCAGGGCCTGACCCGCGACCTGTCCGGATTCCTTCGGGAGGACTTCGAGTACCAGCGCATCCTCTCCTTCGTTTCGGTCCCGATTCTGGTGGACGGCGTCTGGTGGGGGCATCTCGGCTTCGACGACTGCGAGAGCGAGCGGGTGTGGTCCGAGCTTGAGCTGGACGTGCTGAAGACGGCCGCCGCCCTGATCGCCGGCGCGGTCGAGCGCAGCCGGGCCGCCGGCGTCCTGCGCACCAGCGAGGCGCTGAAGAGCGCCATGCTCGACACGGCGCTGGACTGCGTCATCACGATCGATGACGGCGGGCGGGTGGTGGAGTTCAACCGGGCGGCGGAACGCACTTTCGGCTGGCGCCGCGAAACGGTGATCGGGCTGTCGCTCGCCGAGGTGATCGTCCCGCCGGAAATGCGCGGTCCCCACGAGGCCGGGCTCGGCCGCTACCTGGCCTCGGGCGAGACCCGCGTCCTCGGGTCCAGGATCGAGGTCGAGGGCATGCGGTCCGACGGCAGCCGGATGCCGCTGGAGCTGGCGATCACCGAGGTGCCGACAGCGGAGGGCCGGTTCTTCACGGCCTATCTGCGCGACATCACCGAGCGTCGGCAGGCCCGCGCCCGGCTGGAACGCATGGCCTATTTCGATGCCGTGACGGGCCTGCCCAACCGCGCCCAGCTGCTGAAGCGGGTGGCGGAGCGTCAGGCGGCGTCCGGGTCGCCCTGGATCGTCGCGGTGGAACTGATGCGATTCGGCAGCTTGAAGACCGGCCTGGGCACCGCCTTCGCCGACACGCTCCTGTGCGCCCTGACCGCGAGGCTTGCGGATTGCCTGGACGGGGGCGCCGTGCTGGCCCGCACCGGCGACCGGCAGCTCGCGATCCTGGGGACCGGCAAAGGAGCCGAAGAGACCGCCCGCCGGCTCGACCAGGCCCTGTACGATTCGTTCCACCTGGACGGCAGGACGGTCTTCATGACGGCGAGCTGCGGAGTCGCCGCCGGCGAGGCCGAGCCCGAGGCGCTTCTGCGCAACGCCGAACTGGCCTGCGAGCGCGCGGTCGAGGCGGGCGGCGGGACCTGCCTGTACGACGAGACCATGCACGCCGCGCAGCTGGACCGGTTGAGCCTTGAAACCGACCTGCGCCGTGCGATCGACGACGGCGACCAGATCTGGGTCGCCTACCAGCCGATCGTGGCGTTGCCGGATGGCCGCCTCGCCGGGTTCGAGGCGCTGGTGCGTTGGGACCATCCGACCCGCGGCAGGGTGCCGCCCGGGATCTTCATCCCGATTGCCGAAGTAACCGGCTTGATCGTGCCGCTCGGCCGCCTGGTTTTGAACAGGGCGTGCCACCAGATGGTGCGCTGGACGGCGATGCGGGGGCAAGGCGCCGAGCCGCTGTTCATGAGCATCAACCTCTCCGCCCGGCAGCTCGGCGACCGCGACCTGCTGGATACGGTGGCGGAGGCGCTGGCGGAAAGCGGCGTCGATCCCGCTCAGGTCAAGCTGGAACTGACCGAGACCGCGGCCATGAGCCATGCCGGAGAAACCATCGGCCTGCTCTGGCAGCTGAAGGCGCTTGGATTGCGGCTGTCGATCGACGATTTCGGCACCGGCTACTCGTCGCTCAGCTATCTCCACCGGTTTCCGGTCGATTCGCTGAAGGTCGACCGAGAGCCGGGACATGGTCCGGATCATCGTCGATCTCGCCCATCTGCTGAAGCTGGAGGTCATCGCCGAAGGAATCGAAACGGCGGAGGACGCGAAGCTGCTGTCCGACATGGCCTGCGGCTTCGGCCAGGGCTACCTGTTCAGCGCGCCGCTGCCGCCGCAGGAGGCGGCCGGCTGGATCACCGCGCCCGGAAGTGCCGAGCGGGAGATATCGCTGACCTGATCAACCGTAGGTGGGCCTTCGCCCGTCAGGGCGAACGCCGACACCCTGCGTCAACGTTCCGGCCACGCTGTCGGCGTCGGCCTTCGGCCGAGGCCGACCTACGGTAA
- the rpsU gene encoding 30S ribosomal protein S21 has protein sequence MQVLVRDNNVDQALRALKKKMQREGIFREMKLRRNYEKPSEKRAREKAEAVRRTRKLLRKRMEREGY, from the coding sequence GTGCAAGTGCTGGTTCGTGACAACAACGTCGATCAGGCCCTGCGCGCGCTGAAGAAGAAGATGCAGCGCGAGGGGATTTTCCGTGAAATGAAGCTGCGGCGCAACTACGAGAAGCCCTCGGAGAAGCGTGCGCGTGAGAAGGCGGAGGCCGTCCGCCGCACCCGCAAGCTGCTGCGCAAGCGCATGGAGCGTGAAGGCTATTGA
- the def gene encoding peptide deformylase, giving the protein MAILKIARMGHPVLRRVADPVEDPSDPEIQRLIADMAETMADASGAGLAAPQVHVPKRIILFIVPAERATMEGEEDRPRGLSVLINPVIELVGTDMVPGWEGCLSIPGLRGIVPRHAHIRYRGLDAEGRPVEREASGFHARVVQHELDHLDGVLYPDRMPDLALLTFNEETRYFPDDLSELALRGRDATSLTETTDGNGTHE; this is encoded by the coding sequence ATGGCTATTCTGAAGATCGCCCGCATGGGGCATCCCGTCCTGCGCCGGGTCGCCGATCCCGTCGAGGACCCGTCCGACCCGGAAATCCAGCGCCTGATCGCCGACATGGCGGAGACCATGGCCGACGCATCGGGCGCCGGTCTGGCGGCGCCGCAGGTCCATGTGCCGAAAAGGATCATCCTGTTCATCGTACCGGCCGAGCGTGCGACGATGGAGGGGGAGGAGGACCGACCGCGCGGGCTGTCGGTGCTGATCAACCCGGTGATCGAACTGGTCGGCACCGACATGGTGCCGGGGTGGGAAGGCTGCCTGTCGATCCCGGGCCTGCGCGGCATCGTGCCGCGCCACGCCCATATCCGCTATCGCGGGCTGGACGCCGAGGGCCGGCCGGTGGAGCGCGAGGCCAGTGGATTCCATGCCCGCGTCGTCCAGCACGAACTGGACCATCTCGACGGCGTGCTCTATCCGGACAGGATGCCGGACTTGGCCCTGCTGACCTTCAACGAGGAAACCCGCTATTTTCCCGACGACCTGTCGGAGTTGGCTTTGCGGGGCCGCGACGCCACATCCTTGACTGAAACCACTGACGGGAACGGGACCCACGAATGA
- a CDS encoding COQ9 family protein yields MEEEGFDLDRIRDEILEAMLPNVIFDGWTNQSLRDAVALTGHDGGTAQLAFPGGIPQIVGHFSGWADRKMLEELDRHDLAAMKVRDRITLAVRARLEVLALHEEAVRRALTFLALPQNTALGGRIVYRTVDAMWYAAGDTSTDHNYYTKRALLAAVLTSTTLYWLNDQSEGKADTWAFLDRRIADVMRVGRTTGRVSGLGGMLANLPSPFRFARNVRRRASGY; encoded by the coding sequence ATGGAAGAAGAAGGGTTCGATCTCGACCGGATCAGGGACGAAATCCTCGAAGCGATGCTGCCCAACGTCATCTTCGACGGCTGGACCAACCAGTCCCTGCGCGACGCGGTCGCGCTGACCGGTCATGACGGCGGCACGGCGCAGCTGGCCTTTCCCGGCGGCATCCCGCAGATCGTCGGGCATTTCAGCGGCTGGGCCGACCGCAAGATGCTGGAGGAACTGGACAGGCACGATCTCGCCGCCATGAAGGTCCGCGACCGCATCACCCTGGCGGTCCGCGCCCGGCTGGAGGTGCTGGCGCTCCACGAGGAGGCGGTCCGGCGCGCCCTGACTTTCCTGGCCCTGCCGCAGAACACGGCGCTGGGCGGCAGGATCGTCTACCGCACGGTCGATGCCATGTGGTACGCGGCGGGCGACACCTCGACCGACCACAACTACTATACCAAGCGCGCCCTGCTGGCCGCCGTCCTGACCTCGACCACGCTCTACTGGCTGAACGATCAATCGGAGGGCAAGGCCGACACCTGGGCTTTCCTGGACCGCCGGATCGCAGACGTGATGCGGGTCGGGCGGACCACCGGCAGGGTGTCGGGCCTCGGCGGCATGCTTGCCAACCTGCCGTCGCCCTTCCGGTTCGCCCGGAACGTGCGCCGCCGGGCGTCCGGCTACTGA
- a CDS encoding NAD-dependent epimerase/dehydratase family protein: MAFWLVTGGCGFIGSHLVDALVARGDRVRVLDDLSTGRRSNLPPGVGLMVGDVADAAAVSRAMAGVDGCFHLAAVASVQRGNEDWLGTHRINLTGTVAVFDAARACNPCGPVPVVYASSAAVYGDNPDMPLAETAATAPLSAYGADKLGCELHGRVAWRVHGVPSTGFRFFNVYGPRQDPKSPYSGVIAIFADRVAGRREITVNGDGGQTRDFVYVSDVVRHLVAAMDGKPQGSAVYNVCTGRPTTVLELARIISRIGGVEPRIAHGPSRAGDIRESLGDPRRAAEAFGFTADTLVAEGLRETLAEVSRGIAAE; the protein is encoded by the coding sequence ATGGCTTTCTGGCTGGTTACCGGTGGTTGCGGCTTCATCGGCTCGCATCTGGTGGACGCTCTGGTCGCGCGCGGCGACCGCGTGCGGGTGCTCGACGATCTGTCCACGGGGCGGCGGTCCAACCTGCCGCCGGGCGTCGGGCTGATGGTCGGCGACGTGGCGGATGCCGCGGCGGTGTCCCGGGCCATGGCCGGCGTGGACGGATGCTTCCACCTGGCGGCCGTCGCCTCGGTCCAGCGCGGCAACGAGGACTGGCTGGGCACCCACCGGATCAACCTGACCGGCACCGTCGCCGTGTTCGACGCCGCCCGGGCCTGCAACCCGTGCGGCCCCGTGCCGGTCGTCTACGCCTCATCGGCGGCGGTCTATGGCGACAATCCGGACATGCCGCTGGCCGAGACCGCGGCGACCGCCCCCCTGTCGGCCTATGGCGCGGACAAGCTGGGCTGCGAGCTTCACGGCCGGGTGGCGTGGCGGGTCCACGGCGTGCCGTCCACGGGATTCCGCTTCTTCAATGTCTACGGGCCGCGCCAGGACCCGAAATCGCCCTATTCCGGGGTGATCGCGATCTTCGCCGACCGGGTGGCCGGACGCCGGGAGATCACCGTGAACGGCGACGGCGGCCAGACCCGCGATTTCGTCTATGTCTCGGATGTGGTCCGGCACCTGGTGGCCGCGATGGACGGCAAGCCGCAGGGCAGCGCCGTCTACAATGTCTGCACCGGCCGGCCGACGACGGTGCTGGAACTGGCGCGGATCATCTCGCGCATCGGCGGGGTCGAGCCGCGCATCGCCCACGGCCCCTCCCGCGCCGGGGACATCCGCGAATCCCTGGGCGATCCGCGCCGGGCGGCGGAAGCCTTCGGCTTCACCGCCGACACCCTCGTCGCGGAGGGATTGCGGGAGACCCTGGCGGAGGTCTCCCGGGGCATCGCGGCCGAGTAG
- a CDS encoding 3-hydroxyacyl-CoA dehydrogenase: protein MAMVDKIAVVGAGLVGRGWAIVCARANRRVALFDSNPEALPLAMKVIEGNLRDLFNFGLIAVEPDRLLERIEPSSDLAEAVGGASHVQECVVEQVDVKRELFSELDRLAEPEAAIASSSSGLPASSFTEHLAGRARCLVAHPVNPTYLIPLVELIPAPWTDEEVVLRTQALMTALGQEPVRTTREIPGFVLNRLQGALLNEAFKLVQDGVVTVDDVDKTIREGLGLRWSFMGPFETIDLNAPGGIVDYISRYGQMYYELAQSQAEPRAWDQNTTGRIERQRRLLLSEDRLQARQDWRDRRLMALAAHKAQAGKAITE from the coding sequence ATGGCCATGGTGGACAAGATCGCCGTTGTCGGCGCCGGACTGGTGGGACGCGGCTGGGCGATCGTCTGCGCCCGCGCCAACCGCCGGGTTGCCCTTTTCGACAGCAATCCCGAAGCCCTGCCCCTGGCGATGAAGGTCATCGAAGGCAACCTGCGCGACCTGTTCAATTTCGGCCTGATCGCGGTCGAGCCGGACCGGCTGCTGGAGCGGATCGAACCGAGTTCCGACCTGGCGGAGGCCGTCGGCGGAGCCAGCCACGTGCAGGAATGCGTCGTCGAGCAGGTGGACGTGAAGCGCGAGCTGTTCTCGGAACTGGACCGCCTGGCCGAGCCCGAGGCGGCGATCGCCAGCTCCTCGTCGGGGCTGCCGGCTTCCAGTTTCACCGAGCACCTGGCGGGCCGCGCGCGCTGCCTCGTGGCCCATCCCGTCAATCCCACCTACCTGATTCCCCTGGTCGAGCTGATCCCCGCCCCCTGGACCGACGAGGAGGTCGTCCTGCGGACCCAGGCGTTGATGACGGCCCTCGGGCAGGAGCCGGTCCGCACCACGCGCGAGATCCCCGGCTTCGTGCTGAACCGGCTGCAAGGGGCGCTGCTGAACGAGGCGTTCAAGCTGGTCCAGGACGGCGTGGTCACCGTCGATGACGTGGACAAGACCATTCGCGAAGGCCTGGGCCTGCGCTGGTCCTTCATGGGCCCGTTCGAGACGATCGACCTGAACGCGCCGGGCGGCATCGTCGATTACATCTCGCGCTACGGGCAGATGTATTACGAGCTGGCGCAGAGCCAGGCGGAACCGAGGGCGTGGGACCAGAACACCACCGGCAGGATCGAGCGGCAGCGCCGCCTGCTGCTGTCGGAAGACCGGCTCCAGGCCCGGCAGGACTGGCGCGACCGTCGGCTGATGGCCCTGGCCGCGCACAAGGCCCAGGCCGGCAAGGCCATCACCGAGTAG
- a CDS encoding hydroxyacid dehydrogenase: MVERPLVYVLEPIASSAIATLRQSCDVIDADDPANTRWHEDADGLIVRTGKIPRELIAAAPRLKVIGKHGVGVDNIDLDAARERGVVVVSTPGANANAVAELSVGLALSVARRIAQLDRMLRDGSLAGPPPRGIELTGRTVGVVGMGSIGRRTAALFRSAFGAPILAYDPFAPPDAFRKAGAERCATLEELLPRVDLLTLHIPLSRDTEKLIDARRLALMRPEAMVLNLSRGGIVDEAALHDALSGGTISGAATDVFLEEPPPRGHPLLSLPNFVATPHIGAATAEAMERMGMDVVSEVAAVLAGDAPRHRVA; this comes from the coding sequence ATGGTGGAACGCCCTCTCGTCTATGTGCTGGAACCGATCGCTTCGAGCGCGATCGCGACCCTGAGACAAAGTTGCGACGTGATCGACGCGGACGACCCTGCCAACACGCGGTGGCACGAGGATGCGGACGGCCTGATCGTCCGGACGGGCAAGATCCCGCGCGAGCTGATCGCGGCGGCTCCCCGGCTGAAGGTGATCGGCAAGCACGGCGTGGGCGTCGACAACATCGATCTGGACGCCGCCCGCGAACGCGGCGTGGTTGTCGTCAGCACCCCCGGCGCCAATGCCAACGCGGTGGCCGAACTTTCGGTCGGCCTGGCGCTCTCCGTGGCGCGCCGGATCGCCCAGCTGGACCGGATGCTGCGGGACGGCAGTCTGGCCGGGCCGCCGCCCCGCGGGATCGAACTGACCGGCAGGACCGTCGGGGTGGTCGGCATGGGCAGCATCGGACGGCGCACCGCGGCATTGTTCAGATCGGCCTTCGGCGCCCCGATCCTGGCATATGATCCGTTCGCGCCCCCGGACGCCTTCCGGAAAGCCGGCGCCGAGCGCTGCGCCACCCTCGAGGAATTGCTGCCCCGCGTCGACCTGCTGACCCTGCACATTCCCCTGAGCCGAGACACCGAGAAGCTGATCGATGCGCGCCGGCTGGCCCTGATGCGTCCAGAGGCCATGGTCCTGAACCTGTCGCGCGGCGGCATCGTGGACGAGGCGGCGCTGCACGACGCGCTGTCCGGCGGCACCATCTCCGGTGCGGCCACGGATGTCTTCCTGGAGGAACCGCCGCCCCGCGGCCATCCCCTGCTGTCCCTGCCCAACTTCGTCGCCACGCCGCATATCGGGGCCGCCACCGCGGAGGCGATGGAGCGGATGGGCATGGACGTCGTCTCGGAAGTCGCCGCCGTGCTGGCGGGCGACGCGCCGCGACACCGTGTCGCCTGA
- a CDS encoding anti-sigma factor family protein — protein sequence MTIEIDENDLHAFLDGQLAAEQEAIVLAWLEFDPDARRRLHDYAEQKLLTAIGAADMAHDSDPEHTRELARKLADELGTRLHRSLGRRPMAWLRQAAAIVALVAAGWTTNELYHHVAADRLPTYVVEATGAHLVFAEGPVPQVGTASPTGADLARLLSARLGEQIDIPELSPIGLKLVGGRVMGGLEHPLAGLVYEDREGHRLTICLSPRNDGPADGLHMAEVGGVRVGYWSNGEQSYVIVADTSETQLEAIVAQLTRAQPYQDRHY from the coding sequence ATGACGATCGAAATCGACGAGAATGACCTTCATGCGTTCCTCGACGGCCAGCTGGCGGCGGAGCAGGAAGCCATCGTGCTGGCATGGCTCGAGTTCGACCCGGATGCCCGGAGGCGGCTGCACGATTATGCCGAGCAGAAGCTTCTGACGGCGATCGGGGCCGCCGATATGGCTCACGACTCCGATCCCGAGCATACCCGCGAACTGGCCCGGAAACTGGCCGACGAACTCGGCACCCGCCTGCACCGGTCGCTGGGCCGGCGTCCCATGGCCTGGTTGAGGCAGGCGGCGGCGATCGTGGCTCTCGTCGCGGCGGGCTGGACCACCAACGAGCTGTATCATCACGTCGCCGCGGACCGCCTGCCGACATATGTGGTCGAGGCTACCGGCGCCCACCTGGTCTTCGCCGAAGGTCCCGTTCCGCAAGTCGGAACCGCGAGCCCGACGGGCGCGGACCTGGCCCGGCTGCTGTCCGCCCGCCTGGGCGAGCAGATCGATATCCCCGAACTGTCGCCGATCGGGCTGAAGCTGGTCGGCGGCAGGGTGATGGGGGGCCTGGAGCATCCCCTGGCCGGCCTCGTCTATGAGGACAGGGAAGGTCACCGGCTGACCATCTGCCTGTCGCCGCGCAACGACGGCCCCGCCGACGGCCTGCATATGGCGGAGGTCGGGGGCGTGCGGGTCGGCTACTGGAGCAATGGCGAGCAGAGCTACGTCATCGTCGCCGACACGAGCGAGACCCAGCTGGAGGCCATCGTCGCCCAATTGACCCGGGCGCAGCCGTACCAGGACCGCCACTATTGA
- a CDS encoding sigma-70 family RNA polymerase sigma factor — MPHGKLKEEMATHIASLRRYAIALTRNTDEAEDLVQECLSKAIAGADTFRPDADLRVWLFRILHNVHVSGLRRRTLENAVKADAEAAGLETVAEPAQHRHLEVKDVMAALSQLPEDQRRAVTLIATEELKYEEAAKRLGVPIGTFMSRLGRGRAALRSMLNQAKRPKLRLVGGSE, encoded by the coding sequence ATGCCCCACGGCAAGCTCAAGGAGGAGATGGCGACCCATATCGCCAGCCTGCGCCGATACGCCATCGCGCTCACCCGCAATACGGACGAGGCGGAGGATCTGGTGCAGGAATGCCTCTCGAAGGCGATCGCCGGGGCCGACACTTTCCGGCCGGATGCGGACCTGCGCGTGTGGCTGTTCCGTATCCTGCACAATGTCCATGTCAGCGGTCTCCGGCGCCGGACGCTGGAGAACGCGGTCAAGGCCGACGCCGAGGCAGCCGGCCTGGAGACCGTGGCCGAGCCGGCCCAGCACCGCCACCTGGAGGTGAAGGATGTCATGGCCGCGCTGTCCCAGCTGCCGGAGGACCAGCGCCGCGCCGTGACGTTGATCGCCACGGAGGAACTGAAGTACGAGGAGGCGGCCAAGCGCCTGGGCGTCCCGATCGGAACATTCATGTCGCGGCTCGGTCGCGGCCGCGCGGCACTGCGCTCCATGCTCAATCAGGCCAAGCGGCCGAAGCTCCGCCTGGTCGGGGGGTCGGAATGA
- a CDS encoding RNA polymerase factor sigma-32, with protein MLEAAEEQELARAWRDRRCPDAAERLIGSHLRLVAKVARGYAGYGLPMSDMIAEGNMGMVQALNGFDPDRGYRFTTYALWWIRAAMQEYILRSWSMVRMGTTGAEKKLFFSLRRAKSAMNLLQEGDLSPEEARQLSETLKVPVADVTGMNGRLAGPDQSLNLPLPGMEDGQAQDWLVDPSETQEELLAQRQEMERRRKQLKRAMEQLQERERSILAARRLTEEPLTLEDLSRQFGISRERVRQIEARAVEKLQRMMTGGRRMPALALA; from the coding sequence ATGCTCGAGGCGGCAGAGGAGCAGGAACTTGCGCGGGCCTGGCGTGACCGTCGTTGCCCGGATGCGGCCGAACGCCTGATCGGCAGCCATCTCCGCCTGGTCGCGAAGGTCGCCCGCGGTTATGCCGGCTACGGCCTGCCCATGTCCGACATGATCGCCGAAGGCAACATGGGCATGGTCCAGGCGCTGAACGGCTTCGACCCGGACAGGGGGTACCGATTCACCACCTACGCCCTGTGGTGGATCCGGGCGGCGATGCAGGAGTATATCCTGCGATCCTGGTCGATGGTAAGAATGGGCACCACCGGGGCGGAGAAGAAGCTGTTCTTCAGCCTGCGCCGGGCGAAGAGCGCCATGAACCTGCTGCAGGAAGGCGACCTGAGCCCCGAGGAGGCCCGGCAGCTCTCGGAGACCCTGAAGGTCCCGGTCGCCGACGTGACCGGCATGAACGGCCGGCTGGCCGGCCCCGACCAGTCGCTCAACCTGCCGCTGCCCGGCATGGAGGACGGCCAGGCCCAGGACTGGCTGGTCGATCCGTCGGAGACGCAGGAGGAGTTGCTGGCCCAGCGCCAGGAAATGGAACGCAGGAGGAAGCAGTTGAAGCGGGCGATGGAGCAGTTGCAGGAGCGCGAGCGCTCCATCCTGGCGGCCCGCCGCCTGACCGAGGAACCGCTGACCCTGGAGGACCTGTCACGCCAGTTCGGCATCAGCCGCGAGCGGGTGCGCCAGATCGAGGCGCGGGCGGTCGAGAAGCTTCAGCGCATGATGACCGGCGGGCGGCGCATGCCCGCCCTCGCGCTGGCCTGA